In a single window of the Zea mays cultivar B73 chromosome 5, Zm-B73-REFERENCE-NAM-5.0, whole genome shotgun sequence genome:
- the LOC103627690 gene encoding uncharacterized protein: MQCCPCPAAGVLFFGSRPPVTAGLIFEDSASAAVARSTHDDSTAPTTIIYAGSVCAYDGAMIEQAEKVLAMVAKEAHAAGILSVQRTEPQLELVAAITGGAAQMTMHRRLAHHVSDSLKRTASLARFLDKRKQRAESAGTMQHHPRREEWRFPAQTTDAPAATVSARTSASLGGMDRRPRASQDHPKRMKASHGDEAVSTELRI, from the exons ATGCAATGCTGTCCCTGCCCCGCCGCAGGCGTGTTGTTTTTTGGCAGCAGGCCGCCGGTTACCGCAGGACTGATCTTTGAGGACTCCGCCTCCGCGGCAGTAGCACGGAGCACCCATGACGATTCCACCGCGCCAACGACGATAATCTACGCGGGCTCTGTGTGTGCCTATGACGGTGCTATGATAGAACAG GCCGAGAAGGTCCTGGCTATGGTAGCAAAGGAGGCTCACGCTGCTGGAATCCTGTCCGTCCAACGGACAGAGCCGCAGTTAGAACTAGTTGCTGCAATCACAGGTGGTGCAGCGCAGATGACAATGCATCGGAGATTGGCTCATCATGTCAGCGATA GTCTTAAGAGAACGGCATCCCTCGCCCGCTTCCTGGATAAACGCAAGCAAAG GGCGGAGAGTGCAGGGACGATGCAGCATCACCCTCGCAGAGAGGAGTGGCGGTTCCCTGCGCAAACAACGGACGCTCCGGCTGCCACGGTTTCCGCGAGAACCAGCGCCTCGCTTGGCGGCATGGACCGGCGGCCACGGGCCTCCCAAGACCATCCCAAGAGAATGAAAGCGAGCCATGGCGACGAGGCAGTGAGCACTGAGCTGAGGATCTAG
- the LOC100193835 gene encoding ADP-ribosylation factor-like A1A isoform X1, producing the protein MGLWDSLLNWLRSLFFKQEMELSLVGLQNAGKTSLVNAVATGGYSEDMIPTVGFNMRKITKGNVTIKLWDLGGQRRFRTMWERYCRGVSAILYVVDAADRDSIPIAKSELLDLLTKQSLAGIPLLVLGNKIDKSEVLSKQALVDQLGLESIKDREVCCYMISCPYGM; encoded by the exons ATGGGGCTCTGGGATTCGCTCCTCAACTGGCTGCGGAG CTTGTTTTTTAAGCAAGAAATGGAACTCTCCCTGGTTGGGTTGCAGAATGCTGGGAAGACATCGCTGGTCAATGCTGTTGCT ACAGGTGGCTACAGTGAGGACATGATTCCAACT GTAGGCTTCAATATGCGGAAAATCACCAAGGGGAATGTCACAATTAAACTTTGGGATCTTGGTGGGCAACGAAGATTCCGCACTATGTGGGAGCGCTACTGCCGTGGAGTTTCTGCTATTCT ATATGTTGTGGACGCTGCTGACCGAGATAGCATCCCAATAGCGAAAAGTGAATTGCTTGATCTGCTGACAAAACAGTCTTTAGCTGGGATTCCCTTGCTTGTCCTTGGCAACAAAATTGACAAGTCAGAAGTGCTTTCGAAGCAGGCATTGGTTGATCAACT TGGACTGGAATCGATAAAGGACCGCGAAGTTTGTTGCTACATGATCTCCT GCCCATATGGCATGTGA
- the LOC100193835 gene encoding ADP-ribosylation factor-like A1A — protein MGLWDSLLNWLRSLFFKQEMELSLVGLQNAGKTSLVNAVATGGYSEDMIPTVGFNMRKITKGNVTIKLWDLGGQRRFRTMWERYCRGVSAILYVVDAADRDSIPIAKSELLDLLTKQSLAGIPLLVLGNKIDKSEVLSKQALVDQLGLESIKDREVCCYMISCKDSVNIDIVIDWLIKHSRTAK, from the exons ATGGGGCTCTGGGATTCGCTCCTCAACTGGCTGCGGAG CTTGTTTTTTAAGCAAGAAATGGAACTCTCCCTGGTTGGGTTGCAGAATGCTGGGAAGACATCGCTGGTCAATGCTGTTGCT ACAGGTGGCTACAGTGAGGACATGATTCCAACT GTAGGCTTCAATATGCGGAAAATCACCAAGGGGAATGTCACAATTAAACTTTGGGATCTTGGTGGGCAACGAAGATTCCGCACTATGTGGGAGCGCTACTGCCGTGGAGTTTCTGCTATTCT ATATGTTGTGGACGCTGCTGACCGAGATAGCATCCCAATAGCGAAAAGTGAATTGCTTGATCTGCTGACAAAACAGTCTTTAGCTGGGATTCCCTTGCTTGTCCTTGGCAACAAAATTGACAAGTCAGAAGTGCTTTCGAAGCAGGCATTGGTTGATCAACT TGGACTGGAATCGATAAAGGACCGCGAAGTTTGTTGCTACATGATCTCCTGTAAGGATTCTGTGAACATAGACATTGTCATCGACTGGCTTATCAAGCACTCTAGAACAGCAAAGTAG